A region of Bombilactobacillus folatiphilus DNA encodes the following proteins:
- a CDS encoding nucleoside 2-deoxyribosyltransferase has product MTQQKTVYFACSWFSEAEKEFMAQGQAQLAKNPTIDWKNSFRPLDYQFNHIDVDKQPEITADLFWQMGTFRSDLAGIDRSDLLCGMYFPKNPDTGMAFEYGYAYANHKPIVSVIPDDSQEAINLMLLPSVNHYITLSQLATFDFTNISFQPHRAQAL; this is encoded by the coding sequence ATGACCCAACAAAAAACAGTTTACTTTGCTTGCTCATGGTTTTCAGAAGCCGAAAAAGAATTCATGGCTCAAGGTCAAGCGCAATTAGCCAAAAATCCTACCATCGATTGGAAAAACAGTTTTCGCCCTTTAGATTATCAATTCAATCATATTGATGTTGATAAACAACCAGAAATAACGGCTGATCTTTTTTGGCAAATGGGAACTTTTCGTTCTGATCTCGCTGGAATTGATCGTTCTGATCTCTTGTGTGGGATGTATTTCCCTAAAAATCCAGATACTGGTATGGCCTTTGAATATGGCTATGCTTATGCAAATCATAAGCCAATCGTTTCAGTGATTCCCGATGATAGTCAAGAAGCTATTAACTTAATGTTATTGCCAAGTGTGAACCATTATATAACCTTAAGCCAACTAGCTACTTTCGATTTTACAAATATTTCCTTTCAGCCCCATCGAGCACAAGCACTGTAA